TCCTTCCGCCGACCGTATCGGATGTTATCGCTATCCGCTCAATCCAATCCTCCGAGGTACTTCCTACATCCTGACCTTAAACATAACGTCTGTTCGACGTAATGTTACAGTCCGTACAGAAAGATGGGCTATACCATAGGGCAGATGGCGGTACACCATAGAGGATGGCGAGCTATCCCGTACGGCTCTTCGAGCTACGCTGTAGAGCTCAGCGAGGTACGCTCTACAGCGTAGCGAGCCGAGCCGTAGAGTTCCGCTCCGTGAGCCGTAGAGGTGGCCGAGCTGAGCCGTAGAGCCCGGCGCGGTGAGCCCTACAGCGTAGCTCGAAGAGCCGTAGAGCACAGCTCGGTACGCTCTACGGCGTAGCCCGAGTCGCTGTAGGGCGTAGCTCGACCCCCTTTCGGCGTATGTTCCGAACGGCTATAAAACAATGCGGATTCGATCCAAGAAAAATATGCAATATGCTGTTTGTCAATGTATTTCATTTGTCTGTTGAGAGGTTTCAGCTTCGAGGGGCTCCGACGTCCGATGAGACGTCAAACTTTTTCCCTTTCATTTTCTGATTCGGTTATAGTCAATATCCCATCAAGAGAGAATCGGCACCATATCGCTTACATTGAACTCACGTTAAACATACGAAGCCATGTACACAGTGTAGTTGTACATGGCTTCGAATCCGTTTATATAAGGCCTAAAATCCTTCCGACTTATTCGAAGCGTCGGCGGATTTCCTCCTCAAGGGCCGGTCGGAAATCGGGATGTGCTATAGCAGTCAAGGCTTCAGCACGCTGACGAAGCGTTGCGCCACGCAGACGCGCTACGCCATATTCCGTCACCACATAGTCCACTTCGTTACGGCCGGTCGTGACACAAGCACCCTCTTTCAGAATGGGAACGATGCGACTCTCAGTCCCTTTCTTGGCCGTACTGGGGAAAGCCATAATGGAGATTCCTCCCTTGGAACGCTTGGCCCCACGAAGGAAATCGACTTGACCTCCGGATCCACTGAACTGTTCGTACCCGATCGACTCAGAAGCCGCCTGCCCCATAAGATCCATCTCCAAGCAGGAATTGATAGAAACCATGCGGTCATTCTTGCCGATAACATCGGGGTTGTTGATATAATCCACCGGATAGCATTCTATCACCGGATTGTTATTGACAAAATCGTACAATTCTTTCGATCCGAAGATTAGCGAGGTAACGACTTTTTCGGGATGCAATGTTTTTTTCTTCCCGTTGATAATCCCCTTGCGAATCATACGCATCACTCCGTCGGTAAACATTTCCGTGTGAATACCGAGATCTTTATGCCCTTCCAATGCACGCAACACAGCGTCGGGGATACCGCCGATACCCAACTGGAGGGTATCGCCGTCTTTGATCAGTGAGGCACAATTCTGACCTATCCTCAGCTCAAGGTCGCTGATAGCAGGAGGCAATACTTCTGCAATCGGCTCATCCACTTCGATGATATGGGTCAGATTGGAGATGTGAATCAGGTTTTCACCACCGATGAATGGCATTTGCTTGTTCACCTCGGCTACTACTACCGGAGCGCACTCGGCGGCAGCCTTTGTGTAGTCGCAGGAAACTCCGAAAGAGCAATAACCCTCTTCGTTAGGAGTAGATACCTGCACTACGGCTACATCCAATGGAAAGAATCCCTGACGAAACAGTTCCGGTACCTCGTGGAAGTGGCAGGGAATGAAATCGACACGACGGTCACGGCTTGCCGGACGGGAGTTGCCCTCAAGGAAGTTGAGAGTCGGGTGTACATGCGAACGCATTTCGGGAGCAAGGTGCGGCGCGTCGCCGAAATACAACATGTGGAAAACTGTGATATTCTCCAACCTTTCACGCTGGCGGTACATAGCCTGAGAGAAACGGACAGGCGCAGCAGCAGCATGACCGAATACAACTTTCGTTCCCGGTTTAAGAGAGTCCACGACAGCTTCGTCTGCAGAGCAAACACGCTGACGGTAAAGTTCTTGCCATTGCATAGTAATATTCTTACAGATGATTTCTATTAAAAGGATGATAGGTGTGAAAGGTAAATCCACTCAAGTGGAAACAAAAATAACTTTTTCCCGCTATGTTAAGTCTTTCTACAACATTTTTTGGGATGACTCAAAAGAGTGAAGATCAAGAACGTTCAGAAATGAAAGGCCAAATTCGCCATCCGCGTTCCGCCCGACACCTGATGCTTTGGAGCTACCCATAGATAATAGCCGACCGATGGTTCGATACAGAGTTTTTCTCGTCATTCGAAAAAGACAGCCTATGGAAGGTATAGAGAAAAGGGGCAGCCCCTCCTTCAACAAACCCAGCCCTGCTTCAATCCTCGGGTGTACGGCCTGTGCCTTTGCTGGAAAGAACGACAAAAAGACAAGAGAGATAGAGACAAATAGCAGGGAATAATTGTTTGTTTTCATTGTCAATCTTGATCGATCGATAAAAAAATAAAGCCCCTATAGTGTAATAGAAGGGGCTTCACTGAGAATGCTTATCGCACTCTATATTATTCAAAAGGAAAAAACCTTACTTAAAGAAGTCTTTTACAGCTTCGTTCGGGACCATCTCTTCCTGGAAGGTATAGGCACCCGTCTTAGGAGACTTGACCATCTTGATTACCTTGGAGTAGGTACGGCCATCACCTTTCTTAAATGTTGCAACCGATTTTTTTGCCATTGTCTGATCTCCTCTTTATTATTTGATTTCCTTATGAAGGGTCATACGTCTCAGGATGGGGTTGTACTTCTTGAGTTCCAGACGCTGAGTCGTATTTTTTCTATTCTTGGTGGTGATGTAACGAGAAATACCCGGCATACCACTCTCCTTATGCTCGGTGCATTCAAGGATAACCTGCACCCGATTGCCTTTTACTTTCTTTGCCATGACAGAATATCTCCCTTGATTATGCGTTTAAGAAGCCCTTCTCGGCCGCGCGCTTGATGGCAGCGTCGAGACCGATTTTGTTGATGAGGCGCAGCCCGGCAGCCGATATCCTCAAAACAACCCAGCAATCCTGTTCTACCCAATAGAACTTCTTTCTGAACAAGTTGACATCGAATACTCGTTTTGTCCTTCTCTTGGAGTGAGAAACGTTGTTGCCAACCATTGCCTTTTTGCCGGTAATCTGACAAATCTTTGACATTGCTATTTCGTTATTAGTTTATTTATCGTTCCAGTTCGTTAGGACTGCTTGTAGCATCATAAAGCGGTCATAATCGGGTTGCAAAGTAAGGCATTTTTTTTCTCTTCCACAAGCTTTTATCAATTATTTATCCCTGATCCTCCGTTATTACATCCTATTAATGTATTCGGAAGACCCTTTATCAGGGGATGCACAGTGAGGAAAAAACAGAGCAATCGGCCGTCAGTTGAAAAATTCTTCGTCCGTGCCGATCCGGGCTACAGGGTCGAACAGCTTCTCCGTGGCGTGGATCAGATCGTCCAATATATTCACCAACTGCTGCGACTCCTGCAAGAGATTCAGATAGACGAGAGAAATCTTCAGACTGCTCGCCCCCTGCTGAATGCGGCTAAGCTGTGTCTTGCGAAGCTGCTTTAGCTCTTTCTTGATGTCCTTGCCGCGGTAAGTCATCGGATCCAAGATCTCATCCGTTTCGTTGGACACGATCAGCTTGGCCTCTTTGATATAGAGAATGAGTTTTTCGCGTGCAGCAAGAAATTCGGATACACAGACCTTGGGCAGCGGATTGAAGTTGTTGTCCACATGCTCCTTACACGGCTCGGCAATACGCTTGAGACAAAATACGATTTGCTCGCAACTATTACAACCGAGATGGAACCATGTATTCTTGACCACGGACTTGGCTTCTTCGATCCGACGGATGCCGAGGGTTTCTTTCCTGCGGTTCACCTTGAGCATCTGCCGCTCCGCATTCTGGTCGTTGATCGAGCGGCGAAGCCTCTTCAAATCCTCGTTGATGAAGCCATCGGTCATCTGCATATAGTTGTTCTCGGCGAAGTCGAGCAAAGCCAACTGCTTCTGACAAATATGTTTGGCCAGCAGTTGCCAAATCTCTTCTTTGTCGTGCGAAGCCATCATGTCGATAAAGACAGTGTCCTTCGTTTCGCTCTTTTTCTTCTTATCGAAACGAATATGACTACGGACAAGCAAGAAGATCGCCAAGATGATCATTCCTGCCATCGCCGGATAGCCTCCGAAATGATTCACCATCGTAACGAGGAAGCAGAGAATAAAGGCTGCACCGGCAGTGATAAACCAACCGCCTATCACACTGAATACCCCCGTGATACGGAATACCGCACTCTCCCGGCTCCATGCCCTGTCCGCCAAAGAAGTACCCATAGCCACCATAAAAGCCACATAGGTGGTGGAGAGGGGAAGCCTGAGCGAAGTACCGAAGGCGATGAGCAGTCCGGCAAGAACAAGATTGACCGAAGCGCGCACCAAATCGAAAGCCGCGCCCTTGGCCATGATCAGTTCGTCCTGATTGAAGCGACTGTCTATCCACCGACCTACGGGACGAGGAATTATACGGGACACGGCATTGGCCGTCGTGGTGCTGAAACGCACGATACTCCGGGCCAAACCCGAGGAGCCGAACATCTCCTCACCTTCCTCCTGACGCGCCAGATCCACCGAAGTCTTGATCACGTTGTGAGCCTTCTTCGATGTAATCAGCGCATATACCATTACGATACCGGCAGCCACGAGGAAATATACGGGAGTGGAAGCCGGTTCGTTCAAGGCTCCCATCAGATAAGTATCGTACTGCCCGTTTCCGTTGGCATTGAAGTCCAAATAAGAGGAATAGCCGGCCAGCGGCACACCGATAAAGTTCACCAAGTCGTTGCCGGCAAAAGCCATCGCCAAAGCGAAGGTACCCAAGAGGACGATCACCTTGAAGACATTGACCCGTAGCCAATACAGCACCTGCATCAGGATAATGGAAACGACCAGACAGTACAATACCAGCCTGCCCGTATTGGCAGCTATCCAAGCCGTGGATTCTTCGGTCATAAAGGACACGCCCTTCAGCCCTTTGATGAGCATGAAATAAATGATGGATGTAACCGCGACTCCGCCGAAAAGGCCGGCCAGCCATCGGAGATTCCGCCTGTAATTAAAGGTAAAGAGCAAACGGCTCAGATACTGAACGACCATCCCGAAGAAGAAAGCAATTCCCACCGAAAGGAAGATACCCAATATGACAGAAAGAGCTTTCTCCGTATTGAGAAGATCCTGAAAGCCGACCGTACCGCCCACCTTGGTCATGGCCATAAAAAAAGAACCGCCTAACAGCTCGAAAATGAGTGAGACGGTCGTAGAGGTAGGCATGCCGAGCGAATTGAACATATCCATCAGGACGACATCGGTGATCACCACCGACAGAAATACGACCATCAATTCGCTGAAAGTGTAATGTTCCGGCCTGAAAATCCCGTGTCGGGCAATCTCCATCATGCCGTTGTTCATGGCTGCGCCACAAAAAACCCCCAACGCTGCCACACCGACGATGATCTTGAATGGAGCAGCCTTGGCTCCGATGGCAGAATTGAGGAAGTTGACCGCATCGTTGCTGACACCCACAATCAAGTCGAATATAGCAAGGATGAAAAGAAATACGACAATGGCGGTAAAGATAAGACTCATTAAATCTATGTTATGAGGTTAGACTGCACAAAAAAAATCGGCGAATACCTTTCTCTCTCTGTCTCCCGGCAACGACTCGGACTCTCAACTGGGCAAGAGCAAGGTTCGCCTATCCGACACATCTTTCTTTGCACACACAAAAATAGCGCAATTCTTAAGAACGCAAAAAGCCCGTAACGGTCGTCTTCCCGCCTTGTCAGATCCCGGCTTTGTTCCTTATAATATATTCCTTATGTGTGCCGCTCCCCGTGGAGTCGATCAGACCCTCGCGATCGAAAGCGCGCAATTCTTCCGCGGCAGCGGTACGTCCCAGCCCCGTAAGTCTGCAATAATCGGCCACCTTGAGCAAGCTATGGCCATCGAGATGGCGCAAGGCCAAGGCCAGCCGCTCTTCGCGAGTCAAATTGGGCCGACGGGGACGGCGTACCGTAGTTCGCACCAGATGAACGCGAGTACGAGCCTCGAGAATCAATGCCTTGTCGGGGCGGAAATTGACACCTCCTATCGTCACGCTGGCGGCATTGCGGCGTGTGCCGCCTTCGGCCTCCTCGGGTTCTACGCCTTTGTGCAAGGTGAGCGAAGCGGAGAAAGAGCCGATCTCCTCTATCTTCACCGTATATCCCGAAGCCACGCCGTGGGCTATCGTCCGAGCCAAGGCCGTAACCAACCCTTTGACTTCACCCGGGGAGAATGTCGATTGGGAGGAAATCAGATCGGCTATCTCGTCCAGCCCCATCGTGCCTCGGCTGATCATTTTCGGATACATCGTCCGCTTGCCCTTGCCTTGCATATCGGGCATTTCTCTCATCACAAACTTGGCCATTTCTTCTGTACAGCTATATCGGTTTACTCATCGCCGGTCAATTGTTTTCTTCCGGGCCGGGAAAAATTTTCCCGACAACCGACAAAAATAAATTATCCGGCCGGAAAATCTCTATCCGAAGCCTTCGGATATGTAAATAAAGTCTTTGGATATATGTTCAAAAGCTTTGTTTATATATCCGAAACCTTTGAATAAAGAATTGCAGGACGGCTTTCCAACTTTTCCGTACTGCAGAAAAAACTTTCTCCGGCCGGAACTGATCATTTATAAAATAAAGAAACAGACAGAAATAACCGATGAAGACTAAGAAATGACATATTAAAGCATTGATACGGCAGATATTCATACTTTTGCCCGTGAAGGAGTGAGCGCACTCGGCTCTCTCGAAAAAATAGAGATATACCCATCGATATGCTCAACGATATTCAGAGAAGTGAAGCGAAGAAAGCCGCCGAAGTCATGCGCAAAGGCGGCATCATCCTTTACCCGACAGATACCATTTGGGGAATAGGCTGCGATGCCACGAACGAGGAAGCCGTCCGGCGGATTTACCGGCTGAAAGAAAGAGCGGACAGCAAGAGCATGCTCGTCCTCATCGATTCGGAAGCGAAGCTCCAAGGCCTCATGGACGAAGTGCCGGAGTTGGCCTGGGATCTGATCGAGCTGACGACCAAACCGCTGACCATCATCTATCCTCAGGCCAAAGGCGTGGTGCCGGCACTCATCGCTTCGGACGGATCGCTGGGTATTCGCCTGACGCGTGAAACCTTCTCTGCCGAGC
This genomic stretch from Porphyromonas gingivalis ATCC 33277 harbors:
- a CDS encoding acetyl-CoA hydrolase/transferase family protein: MQWQELYRQRVCSADEAVVDSLKPGTKVVFGHAAAAPVRFSQAMYRQRERLENITVFHMLYFGDAPHLAPEMRSHVHPTLNFLEGNSRPASRDRRVDFIPCHFHEVPELFRQGFFPLDVAVVQVSTPNEEGYCSFGVSCDYTKAAAECAPVVVAEVNKQMPFIGGENLIHISNLTHIIEVDEPIAEVLPPAISDLELRIGQNCASLIKDGDTLQLGIGGIPDAVLRALEGHKDLGIHTEMFTDGVMRMIRKGIINGKKKTLHPEKVVTSLIFGSKELYDFVNNNPVIECYPVDYINNPDVIGKNDRMVSINSCLEMDLMGQAASESIGYEQFSGSGGQVDFLRGAKRSKGGISIMAFPSTAKKGTESRIVPILKEGACVTTGRNEVDYVVTEYGVARLRGATLRQRAEALTAIAHPDFRPALEEEIRRRFE
- a CDS encoding DUF4295 domain-containing protein; the encoded protein is MAKKSVATFKKGDGRTYSKVIKMVKSPKTGAYTFQEEMVPNEAVKDFFK
- the rpmG gene encoding 50S ribosomal protein L33, translated to MAKKVKGNRVQVILECTEHKESGMPGISRYITTKNRKNTTQRLELKKYNPILRRMTLHKEIK
- the rpmB gene encoding 50S ribosomal protein L28; translation: MSKICQITGKKAMVGNNVSHSKRRTKRVFDVNLFRKKFYWVEQDCWVVLRISAAGLRLINKIGLDAAIKRAAEKGFLNA
- a CDS encoding inorganic phosphate transporter, with the translated sequence MSLIFTAIVVFLFILAIFDLIVGVSNDAVNFLNSAIGAKAAPFKIIVGVAALGVFCGAAMNNGMMEIARHGIFRPEHYTFSELMVVFLSVVITDVVLMDMFNSLGMPTSTTVSLIFELLGGSFFMAMTKVGGTVGFQDLLNTEKALSVILGIFLSVGIAFFFGMVVQYLSRLLFTFNYRRNLRWLAGLFGGVAVTSIIYFMLIKGLKGVSFMTEESTAWIAANTGRLVLYCLVVSIILMQVLYWLRVNVFKVIVLLGTFALAMAFAGNDLVNFIGVPLAGYSSYLDFNANGNGQYDTYLMGALNEPASTPVYFLVAAGIVMVYALITSKKAHNVIKTSVDLARQEEGEEMFGSSGLARSIVRFSTTTANAVSRIIPRPVGRWIDSRFNQDELIMAKGAAFDLVRASVNLVLAGLLIAFGTSLRLPLSTTYVAFMVAMGTSLADRAWSRESAVFRITGVFSVIGGWFITAGAAFILCFLVTMVNHFGGYPAMAGMIILAIFLLVRSHIRFDKKKKSETKDTVFIDMMASHDKEEIWQLLAKHICQKQLALLDFAENNYMQMTDGFINEDLKRLRRSINDQNAERQMLKVNRRKETLGIRRIEEAKSVVKNTWFHLGCNSCEQIVFCLKRIAEPCKEHVDNNFNPLPKVCVSEFLAAREKLILYIKEAKLIVSNETDEILDPMTYRGKDIKKELKQLRKTQLSRIQQGASSLKISLVYLNLLQESQQLVNILDDLIHATEKLFDPVARIGTDEEFFN
- a CDS encoding HU family DNA-binding protein, yielding MAKFVMREMPDMQGKGKRTMYPKMISRGTMGLDEIADLISSQSTFSPGEVKGLVTALARTIAHGVASGYTVKIEEIGSFSASLTLHKGVEPEEAEGGTRRNAASVTIGGVNFRPDKALILEARTRVHLVRTTVRRPRRPNLTREERLALALRHLDGHSLLKVADYCRLTGLGRTAAAEELRAFDREGLIDSTGSGTHKEYIIRNKAGI
- a CDS encoding L-threonylcarbamoyladenylate synthase, translating into MLNDIQRSEAKKAAEVMRKGGIILYPTDTIWGIGCDATNEEAVRRIYRLKERADSKSMLVLIDSEAKLQGLMDEVPELAWDLIELTTKPLTIIYPQAKGVVPALIASDGSLGIRLTRETFSAELCRLMRVPIVSTSANISGQPSARTFGEIAPAILDGVDYIVECRREEPAGQASSIIRLGTRGEVEVIRQ